In [Phormidium] sp. ETS-05, the genomic window TGGCGGATCCGGCGCAGGTGCGGCAAATTCTGGCGAATCTACTGGCGAATGCGTTCAAATATTCCCCTAATGATGGGGGGGTGCAGATGGATTTGGAGATGGGAGCCACCCAAGTGGTGCTGCGGATCCGGGATTTTGGCATTGGCATCGCTGCAGAAGACTTACCCCGGGTATTCGATGCTTTTTACCGGGGGAAAAATGTGGGCAATATCCCAGGGACCGGATTGGGATTGGCCATTGTGAAAAAGGCGGTGGAACTGCACTCAGGCACCATTACCGTGGAGAGTCAACCCGGAGCAGGCGCCACTTTTATCATTACCCTCCCGGTTGGTTAGATGTAGAGGGGACCTCTTGGGAGACGGGGGGATCCGGAGACGTAGGGGCGAATGGCCATTCGCCCCTACCGGGGGGATGGGGGTATGGGGAGACCTCTGGACGAGGTAATTAGTAAATTGCGCCTACAGAATGCGGTGCTGGATTAAAATCCTAATATGAATATGAAGTATTTGCGCGGATTCTCCCTTCTGGGGTTTTGGGGGCGGTGGGGAGAACGGGTTCTCGTTGATACGGGATTGCCCTGCCGCTGCAATCCCCCGTTACCAGGGGGAGAAGTCAACATCAGGGTGAGTTTGACCCACCCCCACCAGCGCAGCGGAGAAACTTGATGAAAAAAATTCTGGTAATTGAGGATGAAAATCCGGTTTTGACGAACATTATTGAGATTTTGGAATCTGGGGGGTTTCAGGCCATTGGGGCGGAAAACGGCTCTCTTGGGGTGCAAAAGGCATTGGAACACCTTCCGGATCTGATTTTATGCGATATTATGATGCCGGTGATGGATGGTCATGGGGTGTTGACGCAACTACGATCGCAGCCAGCGACGGCGATGATTCCGTTTGTGTTTTTGACGGCGAAGGCGGACAAAAACGATATGCGTGAGGGGATGAACTTGGGAGCTGACGACTACATTACCAAGCCATTTCGGCGCAAAGAGCTGCTCGAGGCGGTGAATATCCGCTTGGAAAGGCGAGCCGTGGTGATGGAGCAGTATGCCTCGGAACGCCAGAGAGCGGAAGGCTTGCAGGCGAAAATGCAGGACTTGCTCCAGCTTTCGGAAACTAAAGAAGGGCTGCTGATGAAGTTGATTGAGGATTTAAGCAATCCTTTGTCCAAGATTAATTTGGCGATTAGGATGCTCAGGGATACGCCTCCGGGAGCCTCCCGCGATCGCTACCTGGAGATTTTGCAAGAGGAATTCGATCACGAGATTTCTCTAATCAACCAAGTATCGGAGCTGCAAAAGCTGCTCACGTTGGACAATGTGAAGCTGCTGCGCCAGTTCAATCTCTTAGACCGCAAAGGTGGCAATCCCCTGATGCGTTAGTTTGTCACTTGTCACTTGTCACTTGTCACTTGTCACTTGTCACTTGTATGACCAAACAAATGACGAATGACCAAACAAAGGACGAATGACGAATGACCAATGACCAATGACAAATGACTTTAATGGCTATTGTAGTGCGGGGGGGGACCCCGCCCGCTGAATCCACAAAATGACAAAAATTTTGGTCATAGAAGATGAGGAAATAGTCCGAGCCAATATTTTAGAAATTCTCGCATCGGGAGAATTTGAGGCGATTGGGGCGGAAAATGGGCGCATCGGCATAGAAATTGCGGAAAACGAAATTCCGGATTTGGTGATTTGTGACATTACGATGCCAGAAATAGATGGCTATGGCGTGCTGGAACAACTGAGGCAAAACCCAGCAACTGCCACGATTCCGTTTATTTTTCTCACGGCGAGGGCGGATAGAACGGATTTTCGCACCGGGATGAACTTGGGTGCGGATGACTATTTGACCAAACCTTTCCGCCGCCAGGAATTGCTCACATGTATTACGGCTCGCCTGAAAAAACAGGCGGCTTACGAGCAACGTTCTAAGAGGGAATTACAGCAGGTGGAAGCCCAGCTCAATTATTCCCTCTACTATGACCACCTGACGAAACTGCCCAATCAACTGCTGTTGCGGGAGCGATTTGGCCAAAATCTGAAACAGTCGGGCCCTGGGGCATCTCACTCGATTATGTTGGTGGATTTAGACCGGTTTGATGAGATTGTGGAAGCGTTGGGGCACAAGCGGCGGGATTTGCTCGTTCAAGAGGTGGCGTCCCGCTTGACGGTGGCGGTGAATGCTCGGGATACGTTGGCGCGATTGCAAACCCACAAATTCGCGATTATTTTGAGTTCGCGAGACAGTTCAAAGCTCGAAGCGATCGCCCAACAGATCCTGAAGCTGCTCAACCGCCCTTTCCAGAGTGATGGTGATGAAGTCTGTCTCGCCGCCAGCATCGGTATTGCCACCACCGTTGGGGATGGGGACGATTTAGATGGCACCATCAAAAATGCCCAAATCGCCCTCTCTCGCGCTAAGCAACTTGGGGGCAATCAATATCAAATGTACAGCCCGGAACTACAGCGGGTTTCCATAGATAAATTAGCGCTGGAATCTAGCCTGCGCTACGCCTTGGAGAGGGGGGAGTTGCTGCTGCAATACCAGCCCCAAGTTGGATTATCTGATGGGAGGATTTCTAGTGCTGAAGCTTTAATCCGCTGGCGTCATCCCCGCCGGGGAATGGTTTCGCCTCTTGAATTTATTCCCATCGCGGAAGCGAATGGGGCGATCGTCCCGATCGGGGAATGGGTATTGCAAACCGCCTGCGCCCAAGTGCAGCAATGGCGTGCTGCCGGATTGCCGCCACTGCGCGTTGCCGTGAACATCTCGGCTCGTCAATTCCAGCAATCTAATTTAACCGATCGCTTAGTTGCAATTTTAAATAATACCGGCGTGCCTCCGGAATTACTAGAATTGGAACTAACCGAAAGCACTTTAGTGCAAAACGTGGCCGAGGCCAAGCAGCGTTTGCAAGAATGGAAAGATTTAGGTCTGAAAATCTCTCTCGACGATTTCGGCACCGGCTACTCTTCCCTCAGCTACCTGCGGCAATTCCCCTTCGACATTCTCAAAATCGATCGCAGTTTCGTCCATGATGTCAACAGCGACCCCAAAAACGCCGCCCTCACCAAAACTATTATTTCTATGGCAGAATCTCTCAACCTGAAAGTGGTGGCTGAGGGTGTGGAAACTGAAGCCGAGCTAGCCTTTCTTTACCGCCACGGCTGCGGTGCCATTCAGGGTTATTTGTTCAGTCGTCCCATTAGTGCCGATGATTTGGCACAAATGCTCTGTAGTGATAAGCGGCTGTCATTGGTCATTGGTCATTTGTGATTTGTTCCTGGTCATTTGTCCGCAGGTCATTTTTTCCCGGATATTGGCTTTTTTTCATTCATGCACAACACAAATAGCCGGTTTATAATTGAGAATTGCTTGGCAATTAATGCTTTGACAAATGACAAAACCATTTTGGACAAATGAACATTAGACAAATGACAAAATTTGGAGGTTTGGTTTAACGAAGTGAAACCAAACTTATCCTTGGTAATTGGTGATTAGTGAGTAGGGGAGATTCGCTTTCTGGCTCTTACCAAAAGACCAAGGACAAAGGACATCCGAACTACCCCCCTTATGTATCGGAATCCCCCCAAACAAGCGACGATCGGGGGTGACTTTTGACAAAAGACCAAGGACAAAGGACAAAGGACATGAAAACAATTTTAGTGATAGAAGACGACGAGCGAGTGAGAGAAAATATTGTGGATTTGTTGGAAGCGGAAGAATACCGGACATTGACGGCGCCAAATGGCCTCGAAGGTGTCGAAAAAGCTAAGCAATATCTGCCAGATTTAATCATCTGCGATGTGATGATGCCGGAATTGGATGGCTATGGGGTGATCCAAGCTCTGCGGCAAAACGAAGCGACGGCGACGATTCCATTTATCTTTCTGACGGCGAAAACGGAAAAAACCGATACTCGCAAGGGGATGGAATTAGGAGCGGATGATTATCTGACGAAACCGTTTACTCTCGAGGAGCTACTCAAAGCGATCGCTGTCCGCCTGGAAAAGCAAACTGCCTTCGATCGGGAATCGGAGAAAAAACTCCAGCAGCTACGCCAAAACCTGGCTCACGCCATGCCTCACGAACTGCGCACGCCTCTGAATGGGATTATCAGCTACTCTCAAATGCTGATGGAAGATTGCCTGGAAATGGAACGGGCCGAAATTCAAGAGATGGCTGAGGCGATTTATCAGTCGGGGCAAAGGCTTTACCGTTTGGTGCAAAATTACTTACTCTACGCCGAAATTGAACTGGTGAGTAATGACCAAGAGCGGCTCAAGTTCTTGCGCAGCGGGACGGGCGCTGCTACTTTTAGTACCATTGCCACCAGTGCCAATAAAACGGCGAAAAAGTTCGATCGCCTTGTTGACTTGCAACTGGACTTAGCCGACGCCTCCGCTGCCATCGGAGCGGTTCACTTGCACAAAATCGTCGAAGAACTGGTGGATAATGCCTGCAAGTATTCTACGGAAGGCAGTAAGATCGAGGTAAAGGGCCTCACCAGTGAGGGGATATACACTTTCTCCGTGAGCAATCTCGGTCGCGGGATGAGTCCAGAGCAAATTGCCAGTTTGGGGGCTTACGTCCAATTCGAGCGCAAACTCTACGAGCAACAGGGCTCTGGTTTGGGTCTGACCATTGCCAAACGGCTGGCAGAATTATACCAAGGTCGGCTCACCATCAACAGTATTGCTGGAGACTGCACCACTGTGTCAGTAATGTTACCTCTGGAAAAATAATTTTGTCACTTGTCACTTGTCACTTGTCCCTTGTCACTTGGATAAGAAACCGGGTTTCGCTCACGAGATATCTCTTACCCGGACGGAGATTCTCCGCAGAAACCAGGTTTCTGGGGGACAAAGGACAAATGACAAATGACCAAGGACAAATGACTCTTGGACAAATGACAAATGACAATTATCGTTAGGCACCGCAAATGCACAAAATTTTGGTGATTGAAGATGAAACCTCGGTGCGAGAAAACATCATCGAGCTACTTTTTGCGGAAGAATTCGAGGCGATCGGAGCTAAAAATGGTCGGGAAGGGCTGCGCTTGGCGATCGCAGAATCGCCGGATTTAATCATCTGTGATGTGATGATGCCCGAGTTGGATGGCTATGGGGTGTTGGCAGAGCTGCGGCAAAACCCGGCCACAGCAAGGATTCCCTTTATTTTCCTTACGGCTAAAGCCGAGCGTGCTGATTGGCGTCAGGGTATGGAATTAGGGGCTGATGATTACCTCCCGAAACCGTTTACTCGGCAAGAGCTACTGGGGGCGATCGCCGCCCGAAACCAAAAGCAACAGGCTTTGCAGCAGGAGCTAGAGAGGGAATTGCAACAGCTAGAGCAAAAATACCGCCACCGGCTCCAAACTGACAGCCTGACTAAGTTGCCCACCCGGTTGATGCTCCCGGAGCTGCTAGAGCAAGCCACCACTAAAGTCAACGCCAGTGAGCCGATCGTCCCTCTGATTTGTCTGGGTTTAGACCGCTTTAGCCGGATTAACGATAACTTGGGCAATGACTTTGGCGATCGATTACTCATAGCCATCGCTCAAAGATTAAACGCCTGCATTAGAATCGGTTGCGCTACGGTGCGTTTGGACTCCGATCGCTTCGCCATCATCACCCCCCCCAGTTCCAGCCGGACCCAAGCCGCCCGAACCGCCGAAACCATCCTCACCTCACTCCGCCTCCCCTTCCGCTTAGAAGGGCAAGAAATTTTCATCACCGCCAGCCTTGGTATCGCCCTCTATCCCCAAGACGGACGCCAAATTGAGCCGCTCATCCACAACGCCACTAAAGCCCTCAACGCCGTCAAGCTCCAAGGCGGCGATAACTACCAATTTTACCTCGCCGCTCGCCACGGCTCCAAATCTGAAAACGACCTCGCCTTAGAAAACCAGCTCCGCTACGCCTTAGAACGCCAGCAACTACAGCTCTATTATCAACCCCAATGTCATCTGCAAACTGGCCAAGTCACTGGGGCGGAAGCACTTTTGCGCTGGCGCCTCGATGATGGCAGTTTTGTCCCTCCCGCCAAATTTATTCCCTTGGCAGAAACTAGCGGGCTCATTTTTCCTCTCGGCGAATGGGTCTTGCAAACAGCCTGTCGGGAAGCCAAAATCTGGCAAAAAGCCGGTTTTCCTAACCTGCGCGTCGCGGTGAATATCTCCGCCCGTCAGCTAGAAAGACCCGATTGGCGCTCTTCATTGGTGAGAATTTTAACTAATGAAGATTTTCCGCCTCAATTGCTGGAATTAGAGCTGACCGAAACTATCCTCCTGCGTGACATAGAAGCTGCTATGAAAGCCCTCCAATCCCTAAAAGCCTTGGGCGTGCGCATTGCGATTGATGATTTCGGGACTGGCTATTCTGGGCTCAGCTATTTGCAGCGATTCTCTTTCCACAAACTGAAAATAGACCGCAGTTTTATCCAAAATATTCACAGAGATAGCACTAAATCCAGTTTAACTCAAGCGATTATTGAAATGGCTCGCTATCTCAATTTAAAAGTAATTGCCGAAGGAGTAGAGTCAGTAGATGAAATAGCTTGGCTAAAACAACGTCATTGCGATGAAATCCAAGGCTATTTTTTTAGTCATCCTTTGCCATTACAAGAATTAATAAAATTTTTAAAGGACTTTTAAACAGCATTCAATACCACATTTCTGATATTTTGTCAATAGTTAAATACATACAGCACTTTTTCAAATGATCTTGTCGAACTCAAAAGCCCCTCTCCCTCTCTGGGAGAGGGGCTTGGGGTGATGGCTTTGTACCAGATAGACGGGCAAACTGCTGTAAATCATTAATCAGGCTTACGCAATTTTTGGGTGGTCATTAAGAGAACCTAAAATAAAGTAGAGCGTTGTGGAGGGGCATAACCATGCTTTACAATAAATTTAGGCAACTTGCGCTCATGCCGCCTGATGTGCTTGAGGATTGCGGTTCGGCAAGTATTGGGGGATGATTCTAGGAGATAGGAACAGGAGGAACAGGCAAGAATGTCCGAGAGTGAAGCTATCTACTGGCGGGCAATGGAGATGTCGCCCCAAGCAATAGCTATTCATGCCAATGGCAAGTTTGTTTATGCTAACCCGGCATGGCTGCATCTGATTGGCGCCGACACGGAAGCGCAAATCATCGGGATGCCCGTCTTGGATGTTGTCCCCCCAGAATTGCGATACTTCGTGGCTGAGCGGATTCAAAGGATTATCGCCGACAATCAGCCTACTCCCATCACGGAACAAAAGCTGCATCGCCTTGATGGCACCAACATCCATGTGGAAATCATGGGCATTCCTTTTATGTACCGGGGTAAATCGGCGGTGCAGACGATCGCCTGGGATATTACCGATCGAGTCAGAGCCGAAACCGCTCTGCAAGAGGCTAAAGACCAATTAGAAGCGGTTTTAGATGCGATTCCCGGTTGTGTTTCCTGGCTGACTTGTCCCGATGGGGATATTTCTAAAATTCACTACCTCGGCGGTAACAACTGCTTTGCCAAAACCTTGCAGGTGAAACGGGAAGAGATTTATGGCAGGCAATTGGGTTTTTCTGGCAATAGCACGGGTTTTGCTCAATTCGTGGGGGAGTTTTTCTCCGATAGAGACCAACAAATGGCCAGTCGGGAATTGACAATCTCCCATAGCTCGCAGGTATTCAACTACCTGGTGATGAGCCAGAAGTATATGCAGGACCGTGCTGTGTGTGTGGCGCTGAATATCACGGAGCAAAAGCGGGCAGAAGCGGCTCTGGAATATCGAGCCGACCTGGAAAATTTGATTGCGATTCTCTCGACTCACTTTATTAATTTGCAAAGTGAGGAAATCGAGGTGGGTATTAACCACGCTTTGGAGGCGATCGGAGAATTCGCCGAGGTCGATCGCTGCCACCTATTTCAGCTTTTCGGGACAGAGGCACTCATCCAAGAAGAGACCGAGAAAATGCCTAGGCTCCTGCGCAATACCCATGAGTGGAGCCATACTCGGGCAAAACCACAAATTCACCAGTTCCCCGAACTGACCCCTAGTGCTTTCCCCTGGTTGATGAGGCAGCTCCAAACTGGCAAACCTCTATATATCAACAGCCTCTCAGATTTGCCCGCCGAGGCACCCTTAGAAAAGACTTTTTTCGCCGCCCGCCATGTGAAATCGGCTCTATTGGTGCCGATGCAGTCTCGCAGTCAACTGGTGGGATTTGTCGGTTTTGAGTCGATACGTGAGGAAAAAAATTGGTCAGAAGAAATTATCTCCCTGCTGCAAATCTCTGGGGAAATGTTTGCCAATATCTTGGAGCGACAGCGATCGGAGCAGCGATTGCAACAACTAAATCGAGACCTGGAACAGCGAGTGGCCGATCGCACTGCCCAGCTAGAAGAGGCGGTGGCTCAGTTGCAAGCAGAAATTACTCGCCGCCGGGACAGCGAAGAACGCTTCCGCAATTTGGTAGAAACTAGCAGCGATTGGGTCTGGGAAGTAGATGCTACCGGCACCTACACCTACTGTAGTCCGAAAGTGAGGGAGATTTTGGGTTATGAACCAGAAGAAATTATCGGCAAAACCCCCTTTGACATAATGCCACCACCAGAAGCGCGGCGGGTGGGAGAAATTTTCGGGCAAATTGCAGCGGCGAAGGCACCTTTTAGCTGTTTGGAAAATAGCAATTACCACAAAGAAGGGCATTTGGTGGTATTGGAAACTAGCGGCGTGCCGATTTTTGGCGCCGATGGCTCATTTCGCGGCTACCGAGGTATGGACAGAGACGTTACCGAACGTCATCGAGTGGAAGAGATTTTGCGCTTGCAGCAGCGAGCCTTGGCGGAGTGCAGCAATGGCATCGTCATCACCGATCCGAGACAGCCAGACAACCCGATTATCCATGTCAATAGAGCGTTTGAGCGGATGACGGGTTACACGGCGGCGGAAGTTGTGGGGCGCAATTGCCGGTTTTTGGAAGGGAAAGAGAGGGGGCAACTATCCCTAGGGGAACTGCGATCAGCCATCCGCGAAGGTAGGGAATGCCGCGTGATTTTGCGCAATTACCGCAAAGATGGCACGCCGTTCTGGAATCAGCTTTCGATTTCTCCGATTTACGATAGTCAGGGCAATATCACCCACTTCTTGGGAGTCCAAAACGACATTACCCAGATGAAGCAAACGGAGGATGCTTTGCGCCTCAGCCAGGAAAAACTCAAGCATTTACTGGTATCGAGTCCGGCGGTGATATATAGCGCCAAGACTTCTGGGGATTGGGGGGCGACTTTTATGAGCGAGAATGTGCTAAGTTTGACGGGTTATCAGGCAGAGTCGTTCTTGACTAATTCGGAATTTTGGTTTTCTCGCATCCACCCAGAAGATGCCCCGACTGTGAGAGCCCAGATGTCCCGTCTGCTGGAGACGGGCAGCCACAATATAGAATATCGCTGGCAGCATCAAAACGGTTCTTACATCTGGATACGCGATGAGATGCGCCTAGTGCGAGACCAAGAAGGCAATGTTTTGGAAATTGTTGGTTTCTGGACGGATATCTCCGATCGCAAGGAGGCAGAGGCGGCTCTGGCTGAAGCGAGAAATCAACTGCAAGCGGTTTTGGATGCGGTGCCCGGTTTTGTCTCTTGGATTGGGGCGGATTTATGCTATATGGGAGTAAATCGCCAGTTGGCGGCGGCTCTGAATGTTCCCCAAGAAGAGTTTGTGGGGCAGCCCGTGGGTTTTGCGGGAAATAATGGGAATTTTGCGGATTTTATCAGCGCTTTTTTTCGCAGTTCCCAGACGCAGGTAACAGCGGAGGTGCCGATGGCGATCGGCGGCGACCATGCCACCTACCTGCTGGTGGCGCAGAAGTATCGCCAAGGAGCCGCCGCTGTCTCTGTGGGTATTGACATCACCGACAGGGTGCGTGCGGAAATCTTCCTCGGGCAGCAAGCGGAGCGGGAACACCTGATCGGGGCGATGCAAGCGCGAATCCGCCAGTCTCTGGATTTGGACGAAATCCTGGACACTACAGTGGCGCAAGTGCGCGAGTTTCTCAATTTCGGTACGAAGGCAACGTCTGTTAGGGGGGAAGAACGAATCGCCCCTACGTCCCCTCTTCCCCATCCTCCCACATCCCCTCCACAGTCTGAGGTACATCGCACCTTTATCTACCGTTTTTCGGCTGAGGGGGGTGGTGCGGTGGTGACGGAATCTCTATCCCCAGGGGAGATGTCTTTGCTGGGATACCAGTTTCCAGAAGAAATCTGTAATCAGGCAAATACCGAGCCTTTCCGGCGAGGAGAGTTTAAGGCGGTGACAGACACAGCAACCACCCCACTTCCCCCGAGTCTCCAGGATTTTTGCCACCAATGTCTAGCTCGCGCCTTTCTGGTGGTGCCGATTCTACATCAAAGGTCGCTCTGGGGATTGTTGATTGCCCAATCTCGCCAACCGCGTGAGTGGGAGCAGTGGACGATCGACTCTCTGCGTCACCTGGCGGAGCAGGTGGGGATTGCGATTCAGCAAGCTGAACTTTATAGCCAAGTGCAAAGGGAGCTTCTGGAAAGGCAGCGGGCGGAGGCGATCGCCTTGGCATCCCTGCGGGAAAAAGAGGTGTTGCTCAAGGAAATCCACCATCGAGTCAAAAATAACTTGCAGGTGATTTCCAGCTTACTGAAAATGCAGTCTCGCTACCTGCGAGACCCAGACCTCTTGGATCTGTTCCAAGATAGCCAAAACCGCATCCGATCGATGGCTCTCATCCATGAAAAACTCTACCAGTCTCCCGACTTAGCCAGTATCGACTTAGGAGATTATCTGCGCCAGCTTACCTCTCACCTTCGTAGCTCCTACAGTTCTTTGTCCCCTAATATTCAGCTAAAGCTGAATGTCCCGACCCACTCCCAAGCACCGATCTTGAGCATCGACACCGCTACCCCCTGCGG contains:
- a CDS encoding response regulator; this encodes MKKILVIEDENPVLTNIIEILESGGFQAIGAENGSLGVQKALEHLPDLILCDIMMPVMDGHGVLTQLRSQPATAMIPFVFLTAKADKNDMREGMNLGADDYITKPFRRKELLEAVNIRLERRAVVMEQYASERQRAEGLQAKMQDLLQLSETKEGLLMKLIEDLSNPLSKINLAIRMLRDTPPGASRDRYLEILQEEFDHEISLINQVSELQKLLTLDNVKLLRQFNLLDRKGGNPLMR
- a CDS encoding bifunctional diguanylate cyclase/phosphodiesterase: MTKILVIEDEEIVRANILEILASGEFEAIGAENGRIGIEIAENEIPDLVICDITMPEIDGYGVLEQLRQNPATATIPFIFLTARADRTDFRTGMNLGADDYLTKPFRRQELLTCITARLKKQAAYEQRSKRELQQVEAQLNYSLYYDHLTKLPNQLLLRERFGQNLKQSGPGASHSIMLVDLDRFDEIVEALGHKRRDLLVQEVASRLTVAVNARDTLARLQTHKFAIILSSRDSSKLEAIAQQILKLLNRPFQSDGDEVCLAASIGIATTVGDGDDLDGTIKNAQIALSRAKQLGGNQYQMYSPELQRVSIDKLALESSLRYALERGELLLQYQPQVGLSDGRISSAEALIRWRHPRRGMVSPLEFIPIAEANGAIVPIGEWVLQTACAQVQQWRAAGLPPLRVAVNISARQFQQSNLTDRLVAILNNTGVPPELLELELTESTLVQNVAEAKQRLQEWKDLGLKISLDDFGTGYSSLSYLRQFPFDILKIDRSFVHDVNSDPKNAALTKTIISMAESLNLKVVAEGVETEAELAFLYRHGCGAIQGYLFSRPISADDLAQMLCSDKRLSLVIGHL
- a CDS encoding response regulator yields the protein MKTILVIEDDERVRENIVDLLEAEEYRTLTAPNGLEGVEKAKQYLPDLIICDVMMPELDGYGVIQALRQNEATATIPFIFLTAKTEKTDTRKGMELGADDYLTKPFTLEELLKAIAVRLEKQTAFDRESEKKLQQLRQNLAHAMPHELRTPLNGIISYSQMLMEDCLEMERAEIQEMAEAIYQSGQRLYRLVQNYLLYAEIELVSNDQERLKFLRSGTGAATFSTIATSANKTAKKFDRLVDLQLDLADASAAIGAVHLHKIVEELVDNACKYSTEGSKIEVKGLTSEGIYTFSVSNLGRGMSPEQIASLGAYVQFERKLYEQQGSGLGLTIAKRLAELYQGRLTINSIAGDCTTVSVMLPLEK
- a CDS encoding bifunctional diguanylate cyclase/phosphodiesterase; the protein is MHKILVIEDETSVRENIIELLFAEEFEAIGAKNGREGLRLAIAESPDLIICDVMMPELDGYGVLAELRQNPATARIPFIFLTAKAERADWRQGMELGADDYLPKPFTRQELLGAIAARNQKQQALQQELERELQQLEQKYRHRLQTDSLTKLPTRLMLPELLEQATTKVNASEPIVPLICLGLDRFSRINDNLGNDFGDRLLIAIAQRLNACIRIGCATVRLDSDRFAIITPPSSSRTQAARTAETILTSLRLPFRLEGQEIFITASLGIALYPQDGRQIEPLIHNATKALNAVKLQGGDNYQFYLAARHGSKSENDLALENQLRYALERQQLQLYYQPQCHLQTGQVTGAEALLRWRLDDGSFVPPAKFIPLAETSGLIFPLGEWVLQTACREAKIWQKAGFPNLRVAVNISARQLERPDWRSSLVRILTNEDFPPQLLELELTETILLRDIEAAMKALQSLKALGVRIAIDDFGTGYSGLSYLQRFSFHKLKIDRSFIQNIHRDSTKSSLTQAIIEMARYLNLKVIAEGVESVDEIAWLKQRHCDEIQGYFFSHPLPLQELIKFLKDF
- a CDS encoding PAS domain S-box protein; amino-acid sequence: MSESEAIYWRAMEMSPQAIAIHANGKFVYANPAWLHLIGADTEAQIIGMPVLDVVPPELRYFVAERIQRIIADNQPTPITEQKLHRLDGTNIHVEIMGIPFMYRGKSAVQTIAWDITDRVRAETALQEAKDQLEAVLDAIPGCVSWLTCPDGDISKIHYLGGNNCFAKTLQVKREEIYGRQLGFSGNSTGFAQFVGEFFSDRDQQMASRELTISHSSQVFNYLVMSQKYMQDRAVCVALNITEQKRAEAALEYRADLENLIAILSTHFINLQSEEIEVGINHALEAIGEFAEVDRCHLFQLFGTEALIQEETEKMPRLLRNTHEWSHTRAKPQIHQFPELTPSAFPWLMRQLQTGKPLYINSLSDLPAEAPLEKTFFAARHVKSALLVPMQSRSQLVGFVGFESIREEKNWSEEIISLLQISGEMFANILERQRSEQRLQQLNRDLEQRVADRTAQLEEAVAQLQAEITRRRDSEERFRNLVETSSDWVWEVDATGTYTYCSPKVREILGYEPEEIIGKTPFDIMPPPEARRVGEIFGQIAAAKAPFSCLENSNYHKEGHLVVLETSGVPIFGADGSFRGYRGMDRDVTERHRVEEILRLQQRALAECSNGIVITDPRQPDNPIIHVNRAFERMTGYTAAEVVGRNCRFLEGKERGQLSLGELRSAIREGRECRVILRNYRKDGTPFWNQLSISPIYDSQGNITHFLGVQNDITQMKQTEDALRLSQEKLKHLLVSSPAVIYSAKTSGDWGATFMSENVLSLTGYQAESFLTNSEFWFSRIHPEDAPTVRAQMSRLLETGSHNIEYRWQHQNGSYIWIRDEMRLVRDQEGNVLEIVGFWTDISDRKEAEAALAEARNQLQAVLDAVPGFVSWIGADLCYMGVNRQLAAALNVPQEEFVGQPVGFAGNNGNFADFISAFFRSSQTQVTAEVPMAIGGDHATYLLVAQKYRQGAAAVSVGIDITDRVRAEIFLGQQAEREHLIGAMQARIRQSLDLDEILDTTVAQVREFLNFGTKATSVRGEERIAPTSPLPHPPTSPPQSEVHRTFIYRFSAEGGGAVVTESLSPGEMSLLGYQFPEEICNQANTEPFRRGEFKAVTDTATTPLPPSLQDFCHQCLARAFLVVPILHQRSLWGLLIAQSRQPREWEQWTIDSLRHLAEQVGIAIQQAELYSQVQRELLERQRAEAIALASLREKEVLLKEIHHRVKNNLQVISSLLKMQSRYLRDPDLLDLFQDSQNRIRSMALIHEKLYQSPDLASIDLGDYLRQLTSHLRSSYSSLSPNIQLKLNVPTHSQAPILSIDTATPCGLIVCELVSNALKYAFPEGRSGEILVEIYRNEAEEFILRVADNGVGLPPNLDWNKVTSLGLRLVRTLATQLGGDVTWNTNNGTLFELKFTEPKYKPRL